GCTGCAAGGTGGTGGCCCGGACCGAAAAAGCCCAGGTCGGCGTAGGCCCGGCATTGCTGGGCAGGGTGATCGACGGGCTCGGCAACCCCATCGACGGCAAAGGCCCCCTGCCGGTCGACACCACCTACCCTATCTATGCCAATCCAGTCAATCCGCTGCTTCGCAACCGCATCGAGCGTCCACTGGATCTGGGCATCCGGGCCATCAACGGTCTGTTGACCGTTGGCTGCGGCCAACGCATGGGCATTTTTGCCGGTTCCGGTGTCGGCAAGAGCGTTCTGATGGGAATGATCGCCCGCAACACCGCGGCGGAGGTCAATGTCATCGGTCTGATCGGCGAGCGTGGCCGGGAACTCAACGAGTTCATCCAGAAGGATCTCGGCGAGGAAGGGTTGAAAAAATCCGTTGTCGTCGTGGCGACCTCCGATCACCTGCCGCTGGTGCGGCTGCGGGGAGGCTTCATCGCCACCGCCATCGCCGAGTACTTCCGCGACCAGGGCAAGCATGTCAATCTGATGATGGATTCGGTCACCCGTCTGGCCATGGCCCAGCGGGAAATCGGCCTGTCATTAGGAGAACCACCCACGACCAAGGGCTACACGCCTTCCGTCTTTTCGATTTTGCCCAAGCTTCTGGAGCGGGCGGGAACGTCGTCCCATCGCGGCACCATTACCGGGTTGTACACCGTCCTGGTAGAAGGGGACGACATGAACGAACCCATCGCCGATGCGGTGCGCTCCATTCTCGACGGACACATCGTGCTTACCCGGGATCTGGCAAACCAGAACCACTATCCGGCCATCGACATCCTCAGAAGTATCAGCCGGGTGATGGAAGATATTACCGATCTCGACCACAAGCACCACGTGGGAAAGATCAAGGAGGTGCTGGCGACCTATCGCAAAGCCGAAGACCTGATCAATATCGGCGCCTACGAGGCCGGCAGCAATCCCAATATCGACTTCGCCATCCGGATGATCGAACCCATCAACAGCTATCTCCGCCAGGGAATCAAGGACGCCACAACGTTTGAAGAAAGCGTCGCGGCGCTGCACGCCATGATGCAATAGACGGCAGCCGGACCCTGTTATGGTCAAAAGACAATTTCTCTTCGGGAAACGGGCCGGGGAAAAAAATGCTGCTGATGGAAATTGTTGCCGGTCAGTGAAGCGGCGGAGAATCCGAACGGAAACGAAAAACGAAAAAAATGCAGTAAAAACAGGTATAAGAAGAGATGTCAATATCTGGCACGAGGTATGCTAAGCAATTAAGGCAAGAACGTATCGAACCCGAATCGATAGTTGTGTAACCATGTACACTTTCAACCTGCAAACCGTTTTGGATCATCGGCAATTTATCGAAGACAACCTGAAAAAGGAACTCGCCGAAATCAAACAGCAGGTGGCAAAGGTCCGGCAGCAACTGGACACGACGAAAAGGAAAGAGATGGATACCGCTCAAGCGTTGAAAGAAGAACAGTCCAAAGGCCTTTCCAGCGACGGGGTGCTCGCCTATCATTCTTACCTGAATCGGCTGGCCGATCGCATCGAACGCCAGAAAAACACGCTCGAAAAGCTTGTTGAGGACGAATCCGAAAAACAAAACGAGCTTCTCGAAGCCATGAAGCGGCGTCAGATTCTGGAAAAGCTCAAGGAGCAGGGGTTGGATCGCTACAATCGGGCCATATTGAAAAAGGAAATGGAACTAATCGATGAACTCGCGGTGAACCGTTTTGCCCGAAAAATGATTAATGCCAACGGAGAGAGCGAATGATTCCCTTCGGTACATTTGTACAGGCCACCGGTTCGATGCCCGCAGCGGGTAGCGGCGGCACCGGAACAGGAAATTCGGCAACGGTGAACAGCGGACTCGCGCAAGACGGATCTGCACAAGCCGGTGGGGAAGCATCCGATTCGTTTCCCGCCTGGGTCCGAAAACTCACCGGGGATGACGCCTCGGCAGCCTCCGACGGAGAAATCCGGGATCAACTCCAAAATGAATCCACAGAATCGGAAACCACCGAATTGAAAGCCCTCGACTGGGATCAATTGACTTCCATGATTGCCGAGGCCATGGAACAATCTACGGAACTGCCCGACGACAGCCAACTTATCGATGGCATCGATATTTCAGACATCCAGGATGCTTTGCAGCAGATGACGGGTGACCACCTGTCTGTCGCTGAAAACCCGTCTTTGCAGGCGCTTGCGAATCTCGTCATGGATATGGATTCGGTCGATAAATCCGGTCGAACCGTGGACCTTCGCGTTCAACCCATGGCGGTCGTTCAAGAGATGACCGGTGGCGATCAGGAAGGGCAGGCACGTGGCCAATGGGCGACCGCGTTAAATGCGATGGCTGAAGACAGTACCGCATCGGATAAGTCCGTGGCGATGGAGCAGGGTCTCGAAACCGGGAAATTAGCTCAGACTCAGGATGAGGTCAAAACGGCCGAGTTCAACCAAACGTTGCAGGCGGAAAAAAATAAAGAGAAACCAGTATCCCCGGTCGATTCATCAGCCGCCGCCGTTGACGAAACAGCCGACGAAGAAAACCCTGAAGCCAATGCGCAGCGCATCGGTGAAGGAATTAAAAAGGCTCTTCGTACCGACGATCCAGGCGCATCTCAAAAAGAAAACCGGGAACTGAGGGAGTCGCTGTCGGCTGTCGGCGGCAAGACCGGCCAGGATTCATCGTCCTTGGATGAAAACCGTTCCGATAGCCGGC
This window of the uncultured Desulfosarcina sp. genome carries:
- the fliJ gene encoding flagellar export protein FliJ; the encoded protein is MYTFNLQTVLDHRQFIEDNLKKELAEIKQQVAKVRQQLDTTKRKEMDTAQALKEEQSKGLSSDGVLAYHSYLNRLADRIERQKNTLEKLVEDESEKQNELLEAMKRRQILEKLKEQGLDRYNRAILKKEMELIDELAVNRFARKMINANGESE
- a CDS encoding flagellar hook-length control protein FliK, whose product is MIPFGTFVQATGSMPAAGSGGTGTGNSATVNSGLAQDGSAQAGGEASDSFPAWVRKLTGDDASAASDGEIRDQLQNESTESETTELKALDWDQLTSMIAEAMEQSTELPDDSQLIDGIDISDIQDALQQMTGDHLSVAENPSLQALANLVMDMDSVDKSGRTVDLRVQPMAVVQEMTGGDQEGQARGQWATALNAMAEDSTASDKSVAMEQGLETGKLAQTQDEVKTAEFNQTLQAEKNKEKPVSPVDSSAAAVDETADEENPEANAQRIGEGIKKALRTDDPGASQKENRELRESLSAVGGKTGQDSSSLDENRSDSRRAMRSEIQDKSQSADAGEKELPKAAPSSEPVKTAGTESNRFADTIQDAARATTEKTSSVQAAPSERTEASTAQRFQATVTDQIVDKASLRTIQGRSEIQIRLKPDFLGNVQMNISADKEQLVVRMVTDQPVVKEIIEANLHQLKTELQHQGLTVDRFEVVVNPDAEQQQNRDQFAQMFKHSSFQNGRRQDSEQEPETDRRENSGREDDHPTGAKKDGVNYFA
- the fliI gene encoding flagellar protein export ATPase FliI, producing MNQPFSMDKYHDVVRSAAAIRANGRVKKVVGLVIEASGPGSQIGCVCDIFAEGSARPVSAEVLGFKEDSVLLMPLEDIHSLGPGCKVVARTEKAQVGVGPALLGRVIDGLGNPIDGKGPLPVDTTYPIYANPVNPLLRNRIERPLDLGIRAINGLLTVGCGQRMGIFAGSGVGKSVLMGMIARNTAAEVNVIGLIGERGRELNEFIQKDLGEEGLKKSVVVVATSDHLPLVRLRGGFIATAIAEYFRDQGKHVNLMMDSVTRLAMAQREIGLSLGEPPTTKGYTPSVFSILPKLLERAGTSSHRGTITGLYTVLVEGDDMNEPIADAVRSILDGHIVLTRDLANQNHYPAIDILRSISRVMEDITDLDHKHHVGKIKEVLATYRKAEDLINIGAYEAGSNPNIDFAIRMIEPINSYLRQGIKDATTFEESVAALHAMMQ